In Nonomuraea sp. NBC_00507, the following are encoded in one genomic region:
- a CDS encoding alpha-hydroxy acid oxidase, producing MPRTRRVGSGASITTPPYFGSVLGIDTAPKEPRRLPRWRELRTVLPGWPRLGGARRVADAADVEDLRRLAMKRAPRMVFDYVDGAAEGERSMARAVEAFGRVEFRPRVLRDVAEAPTAVEILGRRIAMPVVLGPTGFTRMMHRAGERAVARAAERAGVPYTLSTMGTTTAQDVAAAAPGGWNWFQLYVVRERARTLETLSLARDAGMDVLVVTVDVPVAGARLRDVRHGLTVPPSLRWRSVLQALRRPAWWFDFVTSEPLRFATVDGAPDDLAGITNVMFDPSVTIKDLEWIRSAWQGQLLVKGVQRVDDAKDLAAVGVDGLVVSNHGGRQLDRSPTPLELLPEVVDAVGDRTEVFLDGGVRSGADVAAAVALGARACFIGRAYLYGLMAGGEAGVTRVLDLLHAELVRTTQLLGVGGVGGVGGLDRDVVRLRPS from the coding sequence GTGCCGCGAACCCGGCGTGTGGGGAGCGGGGCGTCGATCACCACTCCACCGTACTTTGGTAGCGTCCTGGGCATCGACACGGCACCGAAGGAACCACGGCGCCTGCCTCGGTGGCGGGAGCTGCGGACCGTTCTGCCCGGCTGGCCGCGGCTGGGCGGGGCGCGGCGGGTGGCGGACGCCGCCGATGTCGAGGATCTGCGACGGCTGGCCATGAAGCGGGCGCCCCGGATGGTGTTCGACTACGTCGACGGCGCCGCCGAGGGTGAGCGGTCGATGGCCAGGGCGGTGGAGGCGTTCGGGCGGGTGGAGTTCCGCCCGCGGGTGCTGCGGGACGTCGCCGAGGCCCCGACGGCGGTCGAGATCCTGGGCCGGCGGATCGCGATGCCGGTCGTGCTCGGGCCCACCGGGTTCACCAGGATGATGCACCGGGCGGGCGAGCGGGCGGTGGCCAGGGCGGCGGAGCGGGCCGGAGTGCCGTACACGCTGTCCACCATGGGCACCACAACGGCCCAGGACGTGGCGGCCGCGGCGCCCGGCGGGTGGAACTGGTTCCAGCTCTACGTCGTGCGCGAGCGCGCCCGCACCCTGGAGACGTTGTCCCTGGCCAGGGACGCAGGCATGGACGTGCTGGTGGTGACCGTGGACGTGCCGGTGGCCGGGGCACGGCTGCGTGATGTGCGGCACGGGCTGACGGTCCCGCCGTCACTGCGCTGGCGCAGTGTGCTGCAGGCGCTGCGGCGGCCGGCGTGGTGGTTCGACTTCGTCACCAGCGAGCCGCTCAGGTTCGCCACAGTGGACGGCGCACCTGACGACCTGGCCGGGATCACGAACGTGATGTTCGACCCGTCCGTGACGATCAAGGACCTGGAGTGGATCAGGTCGGCGTGGCAGGGGCAGCTGCTGGTCAAGGGCGTGCAGCGGGTGGACGACGCCAAGGACCTGGCCGCCGTCGGGGTGGACGGCCTGGTGGTGTCCAACCACGGCGGGCGGCAGCTCGACCGCTCCCCCACGCCGCTGGAGCTGCTCCCCGAGGTGGTGGACGCCGTCGGGGACCGCACGGAGGTCTTCCTGGACGGCGGCGTCCGCAGCGGGGCCGACGTGGCCGCCGCGGTCGCCCTGGGCGCGCGGGCGTGCTTCATCGGCAGGGCCTATCTGTACGGACTGATGGCCGGCGGCGAGGCAGGGGTGACGCGGGTGCTCGACCTGCTGCACGCCGAGCTCGTACGGACGACGCAGTTGCTCGGCGTGGGCGGCGTGGGCGGCGTCGGCGGGCTCGACCGCGATGTCGTGCGCCTGCGCCCGTCCTGA
- a CDS encoding HD domain-containing protein yields MGEPGAVAGRRDGRGHRWAALAQRWEALAGGSPAARALGAELIARWAEPHRRYHDLAHLTAVLDAVDELAGEAEDPAAVRLAAWFHDAVYDGRPGWDEERSAQLAQSRLPRCGVPAARIGETARLVRLTAAHDTLTDGDANGAVLCDADLAVLGRPGYDAYAAAIRQEYAHVPDDLFRAGRAEVLRRLLAAPRLYRTAQAAGLWEERARANMTAELARLTAGSAG; encoded by the coding sequence ATGGGGGAGCCGGGAGCGGTCGCCGGGAGGCGGGATGGACGCGGCCACCGGTGGGCGGCACTGGCTCAGCGGTGGGAGGCGCTCGCGGGTGGCTCGCCGGCCGCGCGGGCCCTCGGCGCCGAGCTGATCGCCCGGTGGGCCGAGCCGCATCGCCGCTACCACGACCTGGCCCACCTGACAGCCGTGCTGGACGCCGTCGACGAACTGGCGGGCGAGGCCGAGGACCCGGCGGCGGTGCGCCTGGCCGCCTGGTTTCACGACGCGGTCTACGACGGCAGGCCGGGCTGGGACGAGGAACGCAGCGCCCAGCTGGCCCAGTCGCGGCTGCCCAGGTGCGGCGTGCCCGCGGCCCGGATCGGCGAGACCGCCAGGCTGGTACGCCTCACCGCCGCCCACGACACCCTGACCGACGGCGACGCCAACGGCGCGGTCCTGTGCGACGCGGACCTGGCCGTCCTGGGCCGCCCCGGGTACGACGCCTACGCGGCCGCCATCCGCCAGGAGTACGCCCACGTGCCCGACGACCTGTTCAGAGCAGGCCGCGCGGAGGTGCTGCGCCGCCTGCTGGCCGCGCCCCGCCTCTACCGCACCGCCCAGGCGGCAGGCCTGTGGGAGGAGCGCGCCCGCGCCAACATGACGGCCGAACTGGCCAGGCTCACGGCGGGTTCAGCGGGGTGA
- a CDS encoding DUF4031 domain-containing protein gives MTVLIDPPHWPGPRGLMWSHLVSDRSLEELHDFAARLGVPARAFDRDHYDVPETVHARAVSLGAEAVSSRELLRRLIAAGLRRRKRHSPR, from the coding sequence GTGACCGTTCTCATCGACCCTCCCCACTGGCCGGGGCCGCGCGGCCTGATGTGGTCGCACCTGGTCAGCGACCGCTCGCTGGAGGAGCTGCACGACTTCGCGGCACGGCTGGGGGTGCCGGCGCGGGCGTTCGACCGGGATCACTACGACGTGCCGGAGACCGTGCACGCGCGGGCGGTGTCGCTGGGGGCCGAGGCGGTCAGCTCGCGCGAGCTGTTACGGCGGCTGATCGCCGCGGGCCTGCGTCGCCGCAAACGCCACTCACCCCGCTGA
- a CDS encoding HAD family hydrolase, which translates to MSELVIDLARISAVVFDTDGVVTDTARGHAAAWKHVFDAFLRGRSGPFDIRDDYLRHVDGRPRLDGIRTFLASRGITLPEGSADDEPGAPTVHGLGLAKDQIFVAQVDKYGVAAFPATVALLHELRRRGARTGAVSPSLHGRKLVNSAGLSHLFDVLIDGNDAALMNLPGMPEPALFLEAARRLDLPADKIAVVAAALPGIEAGRKGGFGLVVGVTGEGGRRSEPRDRGADVVVTGLGEIEVRGRVLPLTT; encoded by the coding sequence GTGAGCGAGCTTGTCATCGACCTGGCGAGGATCAGCGCCGTCGTGTTCGACACCGACGGGGTGGTCACCGATACCGCGCGGGGGCACGCGGCCGCCTGGAAGCACGTTTTCGACGCGTTCCTGCGCGGCCGCTCCGGACCGTTCGACATCCGCGACGACTACCTGCGCCATGTGGACGGGCGGCCGCGGCTGGACGGCATCCGCACGTTCCTGGCCTCGCGCGGCATCACGCTGCCCGAGGGGTCGGCGGACGACGAGCCCGGCGCGCCGACCGTGCACGGGCTGGGGCTGGCCAAGGATCAGATCTTCGTCGCGCAGGTGGACAAGTACGGGGTCGCCGCGTTCCCGGCCACGGTCGCCCTGCTGCACGAGCTGCGGCGGCGGGGCGCCCGTACCGGGGCCGTGTCCCCCAGCCTGCACGGGCGCAAGCTGGTGAACTCGGCGGGCCTGTCCCATCTGTTCGACGTGCTGATCGACGGGAACGACGCGGCCCTGATGAACCTGCCCGGCATGCCGGAGCCCGCCCTGTTCCTGGAGGCGGCGCGCCGGCTCGACCTGCCCGCGGACAAGATCGCGGTGGTGGCCGCGGCGCTGCCCGGGATCGAAGCGGGAAGGAAGGGCGGATTCGGGCTGGTGGTGGGGGTGACCGGGGAAGGCGGCCGCAGGAGCGAGCCACGTGATCGCGGGGCCGATGTCGTGGTGACGGGGCTGGGCGAGATCGAGGTGCGCGGCAGGGTCCTACCCTTGACGACGTGA
- a CDS encoding cytochrome P450, whose translation MSDNEFPLVQFMRDGLDPVDELGRIRAEHPVFPMEIPGDQTVYLVTRWEDVRAVLGDHERFSNDFAGVIGLGSNQEDPGGLGFRDPPEHTRLRKFLTPEFTMRRLRRMEPRIEAMVEEALDRIEAKGAESMPVDLFEEFALPIPSLVVCELLGVPYDERAGFVKISKDRFDFTAGPEASLQAINDAMTYLTELVARERQNPGEGLLGQLLRDHGDELDDRTLASMADGLLTGGHDTSTSMLALGTLWLLQNPEQAAKVREVDGYVNDVVEELLRYMSVVQVAFPRFARDDLELHGVTIKKGELVLCSLIGANRDPALGEDIDEIRPGRDVSHLAFGHGIHRCVGAPLAQMEMRIAFRALLRRFPTLRIEGEVPFRELAIVYGVKELPVAW comes from the coding sequence ATGTCAGACAATGAGTTCCCGCTCGTCCAGTTCATGCGCGACGGCTTGGACCCGGTGGACGAGCTCGGACGCATCCGGGCCGAGCACCCGGTCTTCCCGATGGAGATCCCCGGCGATCAGACGGTTTACCTCGTCACCCGCTGGGAGGACGTCCGCGCCGTGCTCGGCGATCACGAGCGCTTCAGCAACGACTTCGCGGGCGTCATCGGTCTCGGCTCCAACCAGGAGGACCCGGGCGGCCTCGGCTTCCGCGACCCGCCCGAGCACACCCGCCTGCGCAAGTTCCTCACCCCCGAGTTCACCATGCGGCGCCTGCGGAGGATGGAGCCGCGCATCGAGGCCATGGTCGAAGAGGCGCTGGACCGCATCGAGGCCAAGGGCGCCGAGAGCATGCCGGTGGACCTGTTCGAGGAGTTCGCGCTGCCGATCCCGTCGCTGGTGGTGTGCGAGCTGCTGGGCGTGCCGTATGACGAGCGCGCCGGATTCGTCAAGATCAGCAAAGACCGCTTCGACTTCACGGCCGGGCCCGAGGCGTCGCTGCAGGCGATCAACGACGCGATGACGTACCTGACGGAGCTGGTCGCCAGGGAGCGGCAGAACCCCGGCGAGGGCCTGCTGGGGCAGCTCCTGCGCGACCACGGCGACGAGCTGGACGACCGCACGCTGGCCAGCATGGCCGACGGCCTGCTGACCGGCGGGCACGACACCAGCACCAGCATGCTCGCGCTGGGCACGCTGTGGCTGCTGCAGAACCCGGAGCAGGCCGCGAAGGTGCGCGAGGTCGACGGCTACGTCAACGACGTGGTCGAGGAGCTGCTGCGCTACATGTCGGTCGTGCAGGTGGCCTTCCCCCGCTTCGCCCGCGACGACCTGGAGCTGCACGGGGTAACGATCAAGAAGGGCGAGCTGGTCCTGTGCTCGCTGATCGGCGCCAACCGCGACCCGGCCCTGGGCGAGGACATCGACGAGATCCGGCCCGGCCGGGACGTCTCGCACCTGGCGTTCGGCCACGGCATCCACCGCTGCGTCGGCGCGCCGCTGGCGCAGATGGAGATGCGCATCGCCTTCCGCGCCCTGCTGCGCCGGTTTCCGACGCTGCGGATCGAGGGCGAGGTGCCGTTCAGGGAGCTCGCCATCGTCTACGGCGTCAAGGAGCTACCCGTCGCCTGGTAG
- a CDS encoding DUF2786 domain-containing protein, whose protein sequence is MRERTLDRVRKLLAKAERTDNDHERATFMAAASALMAKHGIDALPPAGTRQVPGDRIVTLPGPWAGEKARLVSLVAQAVRCRPLLIGRGDGGQRVHVFGFAADLERADLLATSLLLQMASGLARVRVPEDVTAVRAYRRSWLLGFTDEVYRLLCAAESRAEADAAGTGTELVLADRRGEVERAVAAHYPNIRMSVPRTSGSGYRAGVAAGRRADLGRTGMPAATARELT, encoded by the coding sequence TTGCGGGAGCGCACACTCGATCGCGTCAGGAAACTCCTGGCCAAGGCCGAACGCACCGACAACGACCACGAGCGGGCCACGTTCATGGCGGCGGCTTCGGCGCTCATGGCCAAGCACGGCATCGACGCGCTCCCGCCCGCCGGCACGCGGCAGGTGCCCGGCGACCGGATCGTCACCCTGCCGGGCCCGTGGGCCGGGGAGAAGGCCCGCCTCGTGAGCCTGGTGGCGCAGGCCGTGCGCTGCCGGCCGCTGCTCATCGGGCGGGGGGACGGAGGGCAGCGGGTGCACGTGTTCGGGTTCGCCGCCGACCTGGAGCGCGCCGACCTGCTGGCGACGTCGCTGCTGCTGCAGATGGCCTCCGGGCTGGCGCGCGTACGGGTCCCTGAGGACGTCACGGCCGTGCGGGCGTATCGGCGGTCGTGGCTGCTGGGGTTCACCGACGAGGTTTACAGGCTGCTGTGCGCGGCCGAGTCGCGGGCCGAGGCCGACGCCGCCGGCACGGGCACCGAGCTCGTGCTGGCCGATCGGCGTGGCGAGGTGGAGCGGGCGGTCGCGGCCCACTACCCGAACATCAGGATGAGCGTGCCCCGCACCAGTGGCTCCGGGTACCGCGCCGGCGTGGCCGCCGGTCGCCGCGCCGACCTCGGCCGCACCGGTATGCCGGCCGCCACGGCCCGCGAGCTCACCTGA
- a CDS encoding Ldh family oxidoreductase, with protein sequence MNASPRLITADDLRDLARDLLVAAGAPAGTAVTVAASLVEADLAGHGSHGVRRLTPYLDGIEAGVIVPDARPEVVSRRGATAVVSGRRGFGQAAARLAAGEAARLAREHGTGVVAIRECNHVGRLGEYAESLAARGLIAQVVGNADPTVAPYGGRRRMLGTNPMAWAVPRAAGAAVVMDWATAAMAEGKLGLLRGTGSPAPEGVLVDPGGRPSTDPDDFYRGGALLPFGGHKGYGLSVLIELVGGLLTGTGTACSPEYDGTFGTVISAVDIAAFVPLESYIAQVETFCEALRASGPGVVVPGEPETEARTARLKEGIPVPAPVWAELAALASRLGVP encoded by the coding sequence GTGAACGCATCCCCCCGCCTCATCACCGCCGACGACCTCCGCGACCTCGCCCGTGACCTCCTGGTCGCGGCCGGCGCGCCCGCCGGCACCGCGGTGACGGTCGCCGCGTCCCTGGTCGAGGCCGACCTCGCCGGGCACGGCTCGCACGGCGTGCGGCGGCTGACGCCTTACCTCGACGGGATCGAGGCAGGCGTGATCGTGCCCGACGCCCGCCCCGAGGTGGTCTCGCGCCGCGGCGCCACCGCCGTCGTCTCGGGGCGGCGCGGCTTCGGGCAGGCCGCCGCCCGGCTGGCCGCAGGCGAGGCGGCGCGGCTGGCCCGCGAGCACGGCACGGGCGTCGTCGCGATCAGGGAGTGCAACCACGTCGGCAGGCTCGGCGAGTACGCCGAGTCGCTGGCCGCACGGGGCCTGATCGCGCAGGTCGTCGGCAACGCCGACCCCACCGTCGCCCCGTACGGCGGGCGCCGCAGGATGCTCGGCACCAACCCCATGGCCTGGGCCGTGCCCCGGGCCGCCGGCGCGGCCGTGGTCATGGACTGGGCCACCGCCGCCATGGCCGAGGGCAAGCTGGGCCTGCTGCGCGGGACCGGCTCGCCGGCCCCGGAAGGGGTGCTCGTGGACCCTGGCGGCCGTCCCTCCACCGACCCGGACGACTTCTACCGGGGCGGGGCGCTGCTGCCGTTCGGCGGCCACAAGGGGTACGGCCTGAGCGTCCTCATCGAGCTGGTCGGCGGCCTGCTCACGGGCACCGGCACCGCCTGCTCGCCGGAGTACGACGGCACGTTCGGCACGGTGATCAGCGCGGTCGACATCGCCGCCTTCGTCCCCCTGGAGAGCTACATCGCCCAGGTCGAGACCTTCTGCGAGGCCCTGCGTGCCTCCGGCCCCGGCGTGGTCGTGCCGGGCGAGCCCGAGACCGAGGCACGTACGGCGCGGCTGAAGGAGGGGATCCCGGTGCCCGCCCCGGTGTGGGCGGAGCTGGCGGCGCTCGCCTCGCGACTCGGCGTTCCGTAG
- a CDS encoding MFS transporter: MSATPELKRVVLGALVGTALEWYDFFIYGTAAALVFNRLFFTQADPAAGTIAAFATFGVGFVVRPFGGVLFGHLGDKIGRRSTLIITTVIMGVSTGLIGLLPTYPAIGVAAPILLTLLRVCQGLGAGAEFGGAATLLAEHAPPGPRGYYASYAQTGVQIGLVLGTSAFLLVRLLPEEDFLSWGWRLPFLVSFALIGVALYVRLRVAESPVFRDMERSREIVKLPIRDAIVRYPRNFLIGVGAHICDTAVVYTLSTFSVAYAIAELGLSNRTALLGVILFGLTVIVLQPVYGHLSDRVGRRPLNLFSVVFVALFVYPYFLMVGTGVPMVVWLAMMIMGAFGFAPQVAVQPVFYAELFGARVRYTGFAASRELGAALAGFSPLIGAALAARLDGAPWLVAAFLIATALISFGAFWASRETKDLDIAAVDPVRRPVVEE, translated from the coding sequence ATGTCCGCCACACCCGAGTTGAAGCGCGTCGTCCTGGGCGCCCTCGTCGGCACCGCCCTGGAGTGGTACGACTTCTTCATCTACGGCACCGCCGCCGCCCTCGTCTTCAACCGGCTGTTCTTCACCCAGGCCGACCCGGCCGCGGGCACGATCGCCGCGTTCGCCACGTTCGGCGTGGGGTTCGTGGTGCGGCCGTTCGGCGGCGTGTTGTTCGGCCACCTCGGCGACAAGATCGGCCGCCGCTCCACGCTGATCATCACGACCGTCATCATGGGCGTGTCCACCGGCCTGATCGGCCTGCTGCCCACCTACCCCGCCATCGGCGTGGCGGCGCCCATCCTCCTCACGCTCCTCCGCGTCTGCCAGGGACTCGGGGCGGGCGCGGAGTTCGGCGGCGCGGCCACGCTGCTGGCCGAGCACGCCCCGCCGGGACCGCGCGGCTACTACGCCTCCTACGCCCAGACCGGCGTGCAGATCGGCCTCGTGCTCGGCACGTCGGCGTTCCTGCTGGTGCGGCTCCTGCCCGAGGAGGACTTCCTGTCCTGGGGCTGGCGGCTGCCGTTCCTGGTGAGCTTCGCGCTCATCGGGGTGGCCCTGTACGTGCGGCTACGGGTGGCCGAGTCGCCGGTGTTCCGCGACATGGAGCGGAGCCGTGAGATCGTCAAACTGCCGATCAGGGACGCGATCGTCCGCTACCCGCGCAACTTCCTCATCGGGGTCGGGGCGCACATCTGCGACACGGCCGTGGTGTACACGCTGTCCACGTTCAGCGTCGCGTACGCCATCGCCGAGCTCGGCCTGTCCAACCGGACGGCGCTGCTGGGCGTCATCCTGTTCGGGCTGACCGTGATCGTGCTCCAGCCCGTGTACGGGCATCTGTCCGACCGGGTGGGGCGGCGGCCGCTCAACCTGTTCAGCGTGGTGTTCGTGGCGCTCTTCGTCTACCCGTACTTCCTCATGGTCGGCACCGGCGTGCCCATGGTGGTGTGGCTCGCCATGATGATCATGGGGGCGTTCGGGTTCGCGCCGCAGGTGGCCGTGCAGCCGGTGTTCTACGCCGAGTTGTTCGGCGCCCGGGTGCGCTACACCGGGTTCGCCGCCTCGCGCGAGCTGGGGGCGGCGCTGGCCGGGTTCTCGCCCCTGATCGGCGCGGCGCTCGCGGCGCGGCTCGACGGGGCTCCGTGGCTGGTCGCGGCGTTCCTGATCGCGACGGCGTTGATCTCGTTCGGGGCGTTCTGGGCCTCGCGGGAAACCAAGGATCTGGACATCGCGGCCGTCGACCCGGTGCGGCGTCCTGTCGTGGAGGAGTAG
- a CDS encoding SDR family NAD(P)-dependent oxidoreductase has translation MDINGSVAVITGGGTGIGAAVAESLARKGAEAVVVNYSRSAADAQATVARLAGLGCKAEAMAADVADDAAVRRMAERVRDRYGRVDVLVCNAGTTKWVPFPDLEGLTDDVWRHVMGVNLMGPFYCARAFASDLRAAHGAIVNVSSIAGILATGSSMAYGVSKAALIQLTRDLAVALGPEVRVNAVAPGIVATRWHIDRVGQQGFAEMTAREEAKAPLRRTAQPEHIAQMVTALLEADMVTGEVLVGDGGRHLTY, from the coding sequence ATGGACATCAACGGCAGCGTCGCCGTGATCACCGGCGGCGGCACCGGCATCGGCGCGGCCGTCGCCGAAAGCCTGGCCAGGAAGGGCGCGGAGGCCGTGGTGGTCAACTACTCGCGCTCGGCGGCGGACGCCCAGGCGACCGTCGCCCGCCTGGCCGGCCTGGGCTGCAAGGCCGAGGCCATGGCCGCCGACGTGGCCGACGACGCCGCCGTGCGGCGCATGGCCGAGCGGGTCCGCGACCGGTACGGGCGCGTCGACGTGCTGGTGTGCAACGCGGGGACGACCAAGTGGGTGCCGTTCCCCGACCTGGAGGGGCTCACCGACGACGTGTGGCGGCACGTCATGGGCGTCAACCTCATGGGGCCCTTCTACTGCGCCCGCGCCTTCGCCTCCGACCTGCGGGCCGCCCACGGCGCCATCGTCAACGTGTCCTCCATCGCCGGGATCCTCGCCACCGGCTCCTCGATGGCGTACGGCGTCAGCAAGGCCGCCCTGATCCAGCTCACCCGTGACCTGGCGGTCGCCCTGGGACCTGAGGTGCGGGTGAACGCGGTCGCGCCCGGCATCGTGGCGACCCGCTGGCACATCGACCGGGTGGGGCAGCAGGGGTTCGCGGAGATGACGGCGCGGGAGGAGGCCAAGGCGCCGCTGCGGCGCACGGCCCAGCCCGAGCACATCGCCCAGATGGTGACCGCCTTACTGGAGGCGGACATGGTGACGGGGGAGGTGCTCGTGGGCGACGGCGGCCGCCACCTGACCTACTGA
- the pgm gene encoding phosphoglucomutase (alpha-D-glucose-1,6-bisphosphate-dependent) has product MTHERAGQPAQPADLVDVARLVTSYYALRPDPEEVGQRVAFGTSGHRGSSFNTAFNEDHILATSQAICEYRREQGSDGPLFLGIDTHALSEPARVSALEVFAANEVEVLIDTRDGYAPTPAVSHAILAHNRGRRSGLADGVVITPSHNPPADGGFKYNPPHGGPADTDATSWIQDRANRLLSDMSAVRRIPYTKALDRAGRYDFLGSYVDDLPSVLDLDAIRSAGVRIGADPLGGASVAYWGEIAERHGLDLTVVNPLVDPTWRFMTLDWDGKIRMDCSSPYAMASLIANRDKYDISTGNDADADRHGIVTPDGGLLNPNHYLAVAISYLYTHRDGWPSDAGIGKTMVSSGIIDRVAQSLGRRLYEVPVGFKWFVPGLLDGSLGFGGEESAGASFLRRDGSVWSTDKDGIILALLASEILAVTGKSPSAHYKELVGRFGEPAYARVDAPATREEKAVLGKLSAEQVTASSLAGEPITAVQTAAPGNGASLGGVKVSTESAWFAARPSGTEDVYKIYAESFRGPDHLAKVQEEARSLVSAALS; this is encoded by the coding sequence ATGACCCACGAACGCGCCGGACAGCCCGCTCAGCCTGCCGACCTGGTCGACGTCGCCCGGCTGGTGACGTCCTATTACGCCCTGCGTCCCGATCCGGAGGAGGTGGGGCAGCGGGTCGCGTTCGGCACGTCGGGGCACCGGGGTTCGTCGTTCAACACCGCGTTCAACGAGGACCACATCCTGGCCACCAGCCAGGCCATCTGCGAATACCGGCGCGAGCAGGGGTCGGACGGGCCGCTGTTCCTGGGCATCGACACGCACGCGCTGTCGGAGCCTGCGCGGGTGTCGGCGCTGGAGGTGTTCGCGGCCAACGAGGTCGAGGTGCTGATCGACACGCGAGACGGCTACGCGCCCACGCCCGCCGTCTCGCACGCCATCCTGGCGCACAACCGGGGGCGGAGGTCGGGGCTGGCGGACGGCGTCGTGATCACGCCGTCGCACAATCCGCCGGCGGACGGCGGGTTCAAGTACAACCCGCCGCACGGCGGGCCCGCCGACACCGACGCGACCTCGTGGATCCAGGATCGGGCCAACCGGCTGCTGAGCGACATGAGCGCCGTGCGGCGGATCCCGTACACGAAGGCCTTGGACAGGGCGGGCCGGTACGACTTCCTCGGCTCGTACGTGGACGACCTGCCGTCGGTGCTGGACCTGGACGCGATCAGGTCGGCCGGGGTGCGGATCGGGGCCGATCCGCTGGGCGGGGCGAGCGTGGCGTACTGGGGGGAGATCGCCGAGCGGCACGGCCTGGACCTGACCGTGGTGAACCCCCTCGTCGATCCCACGTGGCGGTTCATGACGCTCGACTGGGACGGCAAGATCCGGATGGACTGCTCGTCGCCGTACGCGATGGCGTCGCTGATCGCCAACCGGGACAAATACGATATTTCCACAGGAAACGATGCCGATGCGGACCGCCACGGCATCGTCACCCCGGACGGCGGGCTGCTGAACCCCAACCACTACCTGGCGGTCGCCATCTCCTACCTGTACACCCACCGTGACGGCTGGCCGTCCGACGCCGGGATCGGCAAGACCATGGTCAGCAGCGGCATCATCGACCGGGTCGCCCAGTCGCTGGGGCGGCGGCTGTACGAGGTGCCGGTGGGCTTCAAGTGGTTCGTGCCGGGGCTGCTGGACGGGTCGCTCGGGTTCGGGGGCGAGGAGAGCGCCGGGGCGTCCTTCCTGCGGCGGGACGGGTCGGTGTGGTCGACCGACAAGGACGGGATCATCCTGGCGCTGCTGGCGTCGGAGATCCTGGCCGTCACCGGCAAGTCGCCGAGCGCACATTACAAGGAGCTGGTGGGGCGGTTCGGCGAGCCGGCGTACGCGCGGGTGGACGCGCCGGCGACGCGTGAGGAGAAGGCCGTGCTCGGGAAGCTGTCGGCCGAGCAGGTGACGGCGTCGTCGCTGGCGGGCGAGCCCATCACGGCGGTGCAGACGGCCGCCCCGGGGAATGGGGCGTCGCTGGGCGGGGTGAAGGTGTCGACGGAGAGCGCCTGGTTCGCGGCGCGGCCTTCGGGGACGGAGGATGTCTACAAGATCTACGCCGAGTCCTTCCGCGGGCCCGACCATCTGGCCAAGGTCCAGGAAGAGGCCCGCTCCCTGGTCTCCGCCGCCCTCAGCTGA
- a CDS encoding TIGR03564 family F420-dependent LLM class oxidoreductase, whose translation MRYGYYLTEPKGSDPVGGLRDQIAQAAEDGFSSAWLSNIFGLDALTALAAAGAQAPPIELGTAVVPTYPRHPAVLAQQAMTTNAALGGRLALGIGLSHKMVIEGMYGYDFERPGRHMKEYLDVLLPLSRGEHVKYQGETVKANLRLTTPGAGFPVLVAALGPRMLKLAGTVADGTVLWMTGPKTVAEHVAPTITAAAAEAGREAPRIVCALPVCVTDDPDAAVTRANEIFAVYGQLPSYRAMLDREGAANPGNVAVIGDEKAVLAQLEELERAGVTDFVGSVFSNKERTRNLLIGAARG comes from the coding sequence ATGCGTTACGGGTATTATCTCACCGAGCCCAAAGGATCCGACCCTGTCGGCGGCCTCCGCGACCAGATCGCGCAGGCGGCGGAGGACGGTTTCTCCTCGGCCTGGCTCTCCAACATCTTCGGCCTGGACGCGCTCACCGCGCTGGCCGCCGCCGGCGCGCAGGCGCCCCCCATCGAGCTGGGCACCGCGGTCGTGCCGACGTACCCGCGCCACCCGGCCGTGCTCGCCCAGCAGGCCATGACCACCAACGCCGCGCTCGGCGGGCGGCTCGCGCTCGGCATCGGGCTGTCGCACAAGATGGTCATCGAGGGCATGTACGGCTACGACTTCGAGCGCCCGGGCCGGCACATGAAGGAATACCTCGACGTCCTGCTCCCGCTCAGCCGGGGCGAGCACGTCAAATACCAGGGCGAGACCGTCAAGGCGAATCTCAGGCTGACCACGCCGGGAGCGGGCTTCCCCGTGCTGGTGGCCGCGCTGGGGCCGCGCATGCTCAAACTGGCCGGCACCGTGGCCGACGGCACCGTCCTGTGGATGACCGGGCCCAAGACCGTCGCCGAGCACGTCGCGCCCACGATCACGGCGGCCGCGGCCGAGGCGGGCCGCGAGGCGCCGCGCATCGTCTGCGCGCTGCCCGTGTGCGTCACCGACGACCCCGACGCCGCCGTCACCCGGGCGAACGAGATCTTCGCGGTGTACGGGCAATTGCCGTCCTACCGTGCCATGCTCGACAGGGAAGGCGCGGCCAATCCCGGCAACGTGGCCGTCATCGGCGACGAGAAGGCCGTGCTGGCCCAGCTCGAAGAGCTCGAGCGGGCCGGGGTGACCGATTTCGTGGGGTCCGTGTTCAGCAACAAGGAACGCACTCGGAACCTGCTAATCGGCGCGGCGCGGGGCTGA